A part of Geothrix oryzae genomic DNA contains:
- a CDS encoding lysophospholipid acyltransferase family protein: MQSESRALGLVYGAVFGSLFPLFHFAARSFARREAGHATADQIANAFMALRPKYLEAILGNTAQVLGLRATHPAVERTAREMVRQHARAWVDFFFYGQRPVEEALAQFASIEGADRLDAARAEGRGVILLTAHAGNYELGGVLLRARNLKVHAVYKPDRFEAVERLRESLRAQGGVVGIPVDGVGFSTLPLVKLLREGALVGMQGDRDFSLNGVPMPFFGREVPFPRGPWELAAMTGAPIITSFFFTDEDRRFHARFGEPIHIRGGRGERMAEIEAGMRAYVAGLETLIRQHPSQWYCFYPFWDDPAREKSQA, translated from the coding sequence ATGCAGAGCGAATCCAGGGCCCTCGGGCTCGTCTACGGGGCTGTCTTCGGCTCCCTGTTTCCCCTGTTCCACTTCGCGGCGCGGTCCTTCGCCCGGCGCGAGGCCGGCCACGCGACCGCCGATCAGATCGCCAACGCCTTCATGGCACTGCGCCCCAAGTACCTGGAGGCGATCCTCGGCAACACCGCCCAGGTGCTGGGCCTGCGGGCCACGCATCCGGCGGTGGAGCGCACCGCGCGGGAGATGGTCCGCCAGCACGCACGGGCCTGGGTGGACTTCTTCTTCTACGGACAGAGGCCCGTGGAGGAGGCCCTGGCCCAGTTCGCCAGCATCGAGGGGGCGGACCGCCTCGACGCGGCCAGGGCAGAGGGCCGCGGGGTCATCCTGCTCACGGCCCACGCGGGCAACTACGAACTGGGCGGGGTGCTGCTGCGGGCCCGGAACCTCAAGGTCCACGCGGTCTACAAGCCCGACCGCTTCGAGGCCGTGGAGCGCCTGCGGGAGAGCCTGCGCGCCCAGGGCGGCGTGGTGGGCATCCCCGTGGATGGCGTGGGCTTCTCCACCCTGCCCCTGGTGAAGCTCCTGCGGGAGGGGGCCCTGGTGGGCATGCAGGGGGACCGCGACTTCAGCCTGAACGGCGTGCCCATGCCCTTCTTCGGCCGGGAGGTGCCCTTCCCCCGGGGGCCCTGGGAACTGGCCGCCATGACGGGCGCGCCCATCATCACCAGCTTCTTCTTCACCGACGAAGACCGGCGCTTCCACGCCCGGTTCGGGGAACCCATCCACATCCGGGGCGGCCGCGGCGAGCGCATGGCGGAAATTGAAGCGGGGATGCGGGCTTATGTGGCGGGACTGGAAACCCTGATCCGCCAGCACCCGAGCCAGTGGTACTGCTTCTATCCCTTCTGGGACGACCCGGCCCGGGAAAAATCCCAGGCCTGA